The genomic segment TCAGTGGCATTGCCAATGATAGTCAACTGACAGCAGCGATCGCCAAATCGCCCAGAGGCTGTGTCGATGTGTCGCTGTAGCGCTGAACGTTCTTCACGAGTTAAATTATTGTCAGTATGTTCCAGTACTCCAGCTTTCCAGTAGCCAATGAGCGCCAGACTGATGCTTCCTGCTGACTGATTCCAGAGCAGGGCAAGATCATCTCTCCCGGGGAGCCAAAAAAAACCTTTACTGCGATAAACGCCCATGCCCATAAAGCGGTGACAGGTATCCCATAATCTTTGCGGATGGAATGGCCTGTCGTCCCTGATGACGCGCCATATAAGTTCCTCATTGTTGCACGGAGTATCCATGTTTCCTACAAGTGCTTCCAGTTCACTGATGAGTAACTCAACACGGTCAAAATTGTAGTCCGGGATCGCCAGTAATGTGCTCAGTTCAATATTTCCCCATGATACCGCGAGCACATCCACGGAGGGGTTAAGTGGGTGTATGGCTTTTGCCACAGCGGAGATAATGTCAAAGGGCAGGCGGTCATTTCTGGTCAGCAGCAGCCTGTTGCAGAACATGATTTGCTCGGCCAGCAAATTCTCCAGGCCGCGTTTGTTATGCCGGAGATTTTCCTGAAGAGTGGGGATCAGTTTTTTCCCATCATTGTAATCTTCATGGAGCATGACAGTATCAACGAGTGTTAAAAACGCCTTCAGGCGTACACGTGAATGGCGACGCAGGTATTTGACCAGAGGAAGCGGATGACTGCTTCCGGAGGTTTCAATCAGCATCACATCCGGCTTGTTGTGATCAAGCAGGTGGTTAATTGCGAGATCCATCTTTTTGAGGCCTGCGGGGCTGCTGATGCTGTCTGCGGTGATACTTACGAAATTATTGTCTTTTGCATCTACAATATCTGTGTTGGCGATCAGCACGCCGTCCACATCCAGTTCGCTCATGTCATTGACTATGACAGAGACTGAAAGCTGTTTTTCGTGTGCCTGTATGAGCAGGTTTTTCAGCAGAGTGGTTTTCCCTGCGCCGAGGAAGCCATTGAGAATGATGACAGATGTTGTTTCCATATCAGCAGTACACCAGTTAGTTAGCGAGGAAGGCGCTTGGTGGTACAAAGAGCATCCGGATTGAATCGCATAACGTCGACGGGAGTTGTTGTCGTTTTTCCTGTGAGGTCTCAACCTGCCACAGAACGCACCGGACTTATTGGTATTTAGTCTCCATCAGCATAATTATCACCATTTTTATCTCCGGGGGAAGATTTGTTCTGAACAGGAGTGGGAGGTGTGACCTCCTGAAAGTAATTACAGATTGCTAGTTGTTGTATTTTTATTCGAATATGTCTCTTCGTATCAGTGATAGCACCTAGATAAAGTATATTCCGGGAGCGTTATCTGTTCTAGATATCAGAGAGTCAGTCATTTGTAAAAAAGAGAGCTGCATCATTCTATTTTTCCTGTCTATTCACCCTGTTGTCGTATCTAAAAGACATCCGTTCCGAGGATGTCGGGCACCCGTTCTGTACTAAGATACATAGCTTTTGGGTCTGCACTATTTGGAACCGACAGAAGTCTGTCTGTGATATCCGCATTTTTCTGTGTGCGATATATTCCGAAAAACTTCAAACCACTTAAAAGAGGTGTTTCCGGAGGATAAGTTCGACCAGGGAATAGTGTTTCCTGGTAAGTGTGGCGGAGCCAGTTCACCAGGAGTATCTTTCTTATCCAGTTATACTGGATTTTATTAGATGATCACCCTACCCTGCAGCAGTACGCTGACGGTGTTTTTTTGGGAGAACCATTATGAATAACGTCATCTTTGATTGGTATTTATCTAGGCAAAAATTCATTCAACGTCCACTGCCAAGATGCAACAGGCAGAGTCCTTAACTGTCAGAATCCAAGTGCTCGAAATTATTCGAATTCCTTACTAATTCCTCCTACACAACTATTGTTATGGAAGCTTGCGAAGATGCTCACTATATGGCACGGAAATTTTCGGAAATGCGTCATAAAACAAAGCTAATACCTCCTCATTTTGTCCAACCCTTCGTTAAAATTAATAAAAATGATTTCTTTGAGGCTGAAACCATATGTGAAGTTACATCAAGCCATCAATGAGATTTGTAGCATTAGGAGCTGAATCCCAGCAGAGGATTCCACTTTTCATCCGTCGTTGACAATGGCCTTGAAAAACGCCGTTACTCACCGTTCTCCTTCACGGTAATACGCAGTTATAGTTGCAGAGCAATGTAATGGATCTTTTATATTAAGAAATTGTGGATTTGCCCCTATATTTCCAGACATCTGTTATCACTTAACCCATTACAAGCCCGCTGCCGCAGATATTCCCGTGGCGAGCGATAACCCAGCGCACTATGCGGATGCCATTCGTTATAATGCTCGAACGCCTCTGCAAGGTTCTTTGCTGCCGTTAACCCGTCTGGTTTGGGCATGATACTGATGTAGTCACGCTTTATCGTTTTCACGAAGCTCTCTGCTATGCCGTTACTCTCCGGACTCCGCATCGCCGTGTTCTTCGGTTCAAGCCCCAACATCCGGGCAAACTGCCGTGTTTCA from the Escherichia coli DSM 30083 = JCM 1649 = ATCC 11775 genome contains:
- a CDS encoding CobW family GTP-binding protein, giving the protein METTSVIILNGFLGAGKTTLLKNLLIQAHEKQLSVSVIVNDMSELDVDGVLIANTDIVDAKDNNFVSITADSISSPAGLKKMDLAINHLLDHNKPDVMLIETSGSSHPLPLVKYLRRHSRVRLKAFLTLVDTVMLHEDYNDGKKLIPTLQENLRHNKRGLENLLAEQIMFCNRLLLTRNDRLPFDIISAVAKAIHPLNPSVDVLAVSWGNIELSTLLAIPDYNFDRVELLISELEALVGNMDTPCNNEELIWRVIRDDRPFHPQRLWDTCHRFMGMGVYRSKGFFWLPGRDDLALLWNQSAGSISLALIGYWKAGVLEHTDNNLTREERSALQRHIDTASGRFGDRCCQLTIIGNATEVNDFTHALSLCLLTEEEIQWWMSGGVFPDPWPQKVTRLS